Part of the Sulfuricurvum kujiense DSM 16994 genome, GTCTTGGTTTAGCAGCATTAGACTATGCCGACGAACATAACTACGATACCACAGAAATGTATAATGATATCAAATCTAAATGGGATCAAGTAACAGATTACCTAAACGATAACGGAGACACTCCTTCTCCAGACGACCTCACCTACGACCCAAGTAAGTTTAATCCAAACACACCGCAACCCGATCTCGATCATGACGGTATCCCTGATATCTATGATCCCGATATGGATAACGATGGAATCCCTGACAACCAAGATTCTGATATGGATAATGACGGTATCCCTGATGACATCGATCCCGATCCGCTGACACCCGAACCACAGCCTGACAACCCCGCCGACGGTCACCCCTTTGCCCTTGAGCGCTTCGATCCACCGCGCCGTGATCCCTTGGTACTCGACCTAAACAAAGACGGTCTGATTTCCACCGTATCGCTTGCTGATTCCACCGCCTATTTCGACCTCACAGGGGATGGGATAAAAGAAAAAGTGGGCTGGGTAAGTGCCTCTGAGGGGATCGTAGCATTCGATAAAAACGGTAACGGTAAGATAGACGGAATCAGTGAAGTATTCGGAACCGCTACGACGAGCGGATTTGCGGAACTGAGAAGTATCGCCGACAGCAACTATGACAACATCATCGATAGACGTGACGAACTCTACAATCAGCTGAAAATCTGGCAAGACACCAACGGTGACGGTATTTCCCAATCCAATGAACTCAAATCCCTCACCCAAGCAGGAGTCAAAAATATAGAGTTAAACGTATTTGCCACCAACATCAATCTTAACGGTAATGTATTATCCGAAGCGGGACGCTACGGTGACAGTAGCGGTACCCGTTCTCTCGCCGCCGATATCGAACTCACCTTTGATTCGCGGATCACTACCGTCGATACCTCTCTGATCCCCGATTATACCGTCCATCCTGATGCAGCAACCCTGCCGAAACTGCGAGGATACGGAACGGTCTACAACAGTGAAATCGCCTACAACGTCAACGATAATCTCCGAAATCTAGCTATCGGTATGTCACAAGATATTACCGCCGTAGCCACACAGTTTGATGCGTTTATCGCCGAATGGTCGGGATTGAATACTCTATTGCGAAACGCTCAGGAGAAATACGCTCTCACCACCGCACCAATCCTCTCGGAAATGGATAAAAAAGTATGGATTTACGAACACTTTATCGGAATTGACCGTTTCAGCAGCGGTATCGAAGCACGGATTAATACAACGGCATCGGCGATGAAGACAGGGGCTTCGGCGAATGTAGCTTCAGGACGGTATACAGATGCCAATGTCAATGCCGCTTATGGCAGACTTCACGATCGCTATCAAGCCGTATTCGCTCTCCAAGCACTTTATCCCCAGATCATGGATATCATGACATATAATGTCAGTATCGATGAATTTACTATTCCCGATACAGCGGTATTTACCCAAAATGTCATCGATTATCTGAACAATGCGGATAAATCACTCGAATCCAAGCTCTATCTTGCCGATACCATGAATACGCTGGAGACGACGTTTCTAAATTTTAGCGCTGCCGATGTAACGGCAAGTATCACCGACCCGCTCATGAAAGAGCTCATCAGCGGAATCTATGCCGGAACCTACAAAGCGCACGTCTATGAAAACGGTACCTACACATCGGGCAATATTCTCGCCGTTGGAAGTGAGAACGGCGAGTCGATCACCATCAACGGTTCGGCAGGTTCTACGGTACTTGCAGGTGAGGGGAACGATGTTCTCCGCGGCTCAAGCGGAAACGACGTTTATCTCTACCGCAGAGGTGACGGAGTCGATACGATTATCGACGGAGGGGGAAGCGATACCCTCCGTCTCACCGATATCCTCCAAAGCGATATCATTTTGCGCTCATCAGGCACCGATCTGATTATCGGGTGTGTCGAAGAGGGGAAAACGTTTGAAGAACTGGGCAATACCGTAACGCTTGTCAATTGGGCGGAGAGTGCGAACCGAATCGAGAATGTCCGTTTCAGCGACGGCAGCAGTCTCGATTTCTCTCAGGTGATTAAAGATTATTTTATTACGAACAATGATGATCGTATCGATCTAACAGCCTCTTCAGATATCATCAATACACTAGCGGGTAACGATGTAGTACATGGTTTGGGTGGAAGCGATACCCTTAATGGTGGAGAGGGAGATGATACTCTTTATGGCGATGAGGGTAATGACACTTATATCTATAATCTCGGGGACGGTAAAGATATCATTACGGATTTGTCGGGGGCGGATAGTCTCCGATTCGGTGCAGGGATAACGGCAGAGTTAATCGCTGTACGATATCTCGCCAACGGTGATATGATGATCGCCCTCAAAGACGCGGATAAAACGTTTGAGGAACTCGGTGATACCATCACGATCAAAGGGTGGAGCAATGCTTCTAACCGTATCGAGCAGATTCTTCTGAGCGACGGCACCGCACTGAGTATTGATACGCTGCAAGTCGGAAGTGAGGGGGCGGATACCCTCTTCTTCGGTGATAGCGGTATCGTTTTTAATGCACTCGGAGGCGATGATCGGGTTACCTCCGGAAGTGGAGCCGATGTGATCGACGGCGGCAGCGGAAACGACACGATCAATGCGGGGAATGGAGCTAATAGTGTTCATGGAGGTGAAGGGGATGACACTCTTATGAGCGGAAGCGGAGCCGATAGTCTAGAAGGGGGAAGCGGAGCCGATATACTGAGTGCCGGAGCGGGGAATGATACCCTCAGCGGCAGCAGCGGAGTCGATACCTTGCAAGGGGGTGGAGGAAATGATCTCTATCTCTACGTGCGCGGCGACGGCAAAGATACCGTTATCGACGAGGCCGGAGCCGATACTCTTGCGTTCGGCGAGGGGATCGCACAGAGCGATCTGATCGAGGTTGTCAAACCCGGCAGTAATGATCTGCTCGTGGGAGTGCGCGAGGAGGGTAAAAGTTTCGAAGAACTGAGTGACGTTATCACGATCAAAAACTGGGTCAACACCCTCGACCGAGTCGAAACGATTACGTTTTATGACGGCAGTATCATCGATTTGGCCGCTATACAATCGGTAACCGAAGGGGCTGATAATCTCGTCTACGGTGATTTTACTACTACCGTCGATGCATTGGGAGGAGACGATACGGTGATTACGGGTACGGCCGCCGATATGTTGCACGGAGGCAGTGGTAATGACACGCTCCGAAGCAGTGCGGGCGATGATACCCTCTACGGCGATGCGGGAAGTGATACATTGTATGCGGGTATCGGTAATGACACTCTAAGCGGCGGTGATGGGGCTGATACCCTCTACGGTGAGAACGGTAACGATACTTTAGCGGGTAACGGCGGAAACGACACCCTAAGCGGGGGGCTTGGTAACGATACCTATCGCTTTGCTCTGGGAGAAGGTAAAGATATCTTCATTGACGAATACAGCTACGGTTCGGGAGATAACGATACTCTTCATTTCGGTGAGGGTATTACGGCGGATAATCTCGTCGCCCGCGCGGTAAGCGGCAGCAACGATCTGCAAATCGCCATCTGTGAGAGCGGCAAAGGGTTCGATGAACTCAGTGACGTCGTCACCCTCAAAAACTGGTTTGACGCCAACAAACGAATCGAGAACTTCGTCCTCTCCGACGGAACATCAATCAGCCTCTCGCAAATGCAGGGGGGAACGGACGGAGATGATTACCTTGTCTTCGGGGATAGCGATACCGTGATCGATGCGCTGGGCGGTAACGATACGGTTATCACCGCCAACGGCAACGACACTCTTGGAGGAGGAACGGGGAATGATATCCTGATCTCTAACGGTGGTAATGACACCCTCAGCGGCGGCAGCGGTGCCGACACATTAGAGGGGGGAGGGGGCAGCGATACCTACCGTTTCGGCATCGGAGATGGCAAAGACCGCATCACCGATAGTTCAGGACTCGATTCCCTCATCTTTGGTGAGGGAATTATTGCGGATAATCTGATCGCCCGATTTGTCAGCGGCAGCGACGATCTGCAAATCGGAATCCGCGAAGAGGGAAAAAATTTCGATCAGCTCAGTGACGTCATTACTATCAGCGGCTGGCGTAACGTGGCGTACCGAGTCGAAAACCTCCGCCTCAGCGATGGAAGTGCAATCACCCTCACACAGATCGAACACTCCGGCGATGGGGATGATTATCTCGTATTCGGCGATGAGGGAGTCATCGTCGATGCACTCGGGGGTAACGATACACTCATCACAGGAGATGGAGCGGACACAGTAAACGGCGGTGATGGAAATGATACCTTACTCAGCGGTAAGGGTAACGATACCCTCAGCGGCGGCAGCGGCAGTGACACCCTCAAAGGGGGAACGGGGAACGATACGTATCTCTTCAATCGCGGTGACGGAGCCGATACGATCTTCGATGAACTTGGCAATGACATCTTCACTTTCGGAGAAGGGATCACCCAAGACGATTTGATTTTTAAGCAACAGGGAAATACTCTCCTGATCGGTATCGCCGAAGTGAATAAAACGTTCGATCAGCTCAGTGATGTCGTAACCTTTACCGATTGGTTTAAAACCGATACGAATGTGGAGTCATTGCATTTCGCAGACGGCTCATTTATGAGCCGATCGGATGTTGCCGGCTTGTTTGTACCCAACGATATAGACGGAGCGCTCTACAGCAAAACGGGTGCGCAGATGTACGGGGGAAGCGGAAACAATGCCTATGTTTACAATCGCGGCGATTTTATCGTCGTCATCGATGATAGCTATAAACAAGGGGATATTGAAGTCAACGCGGGAGAAGATACCCTTTATCTCAGCGGCGGAATTAATAAAAACGATGTGACGTTTGGTGTGGTCGGAAACGATCTTATCCTCAAAATCACCCCGAAAGTCGAGACGTACGAACAGCTCAGAGATTACGTCGTTATCAAAAACTGGGCTGATACGAACAAAGGGGTTGAAAAAGTCATCTTCAGCAACGGAGAAATCCTGACAATCGACAAAACCGCTGCCTATCCCGTGACAACGTTTAACTACGCATGGGTATCAAGCCGATACAAAATTTACGGTGATGATGTAAATACGGTTGTAGGAACCGTTACGGATGAATCTTTTGAGACCAACGGCGGTAATGATACGATCAATGCCGGTGGGGGAAATGACCGCATCGATGCGGGTATAGGTAATGACGTAATCGAGGGGGGAGACGGAAACGATGTTATCACGATGAGTGCAGGCGATGATACGGTTACCGACAGTGCAGGGGATGATGTCTATCTTTATAATCGCGGAGACGGACAAGATACCGTGTATGATCTCGGCGGAAACGATAAAGTCATGTTCGGCGAGGGGATTAGCGTTGAGGACGTACTCGTACAGGTTCAGGGAAGCCGGGATATCGTTGTAGCGCTCAAAGACGGAGAACGTCCTTTTGAAGAGCTAAGCGATAAGCTCATCATCAAAAATTACTATAGCGGCAAGAATTGTATCGAGACGTTCGGATTTGCAAACGGCGAAGCGGATATGAATGTCGAGGCCATAGTACAAAGTATTCCCAAAGAGGATAATCGTGCGATGAAGTTTGATGGAATAGACGATGCCGTTATCGTTTCAGACGCGAGTACGTTTAATGTCGCCGACGGCGTCTCTTTGGTCGCTAATGTGAGTTATCAGGGTAATGGGGGGATGGTTATATCTAAACATTACACCCACAATAACCGTTCCTACGATATGCAGGTCAATGGTACAGGCAAAGTAATATTTGATGCAATCGATGTGCATAATTCAACGCATATTATAGAGTCAACGACTGTTTTGCAGCCTGGAGAAATGTATGATATCGCCGCAACCTACGATAAAGCGACCGGAGTTTCGAGAATTTATATAAACGGTGTGATCGATACGGAAGTTCGTACGGGTAGTTTTGACATTATGCAATCCAGCCAAGCCGTAGTGGTCGGAGCGTATTGGGGTTCGGGGACTTCTTTACGCGGTTATTTTAACGGGACAATCAGTGACGTGCAGGTTTTTAACCGGGGATTGACATCGGAGGAGGTGACGACTCTGGTCGCTGATGGCAGCGTAAAAAACAGCTTATTAGCCCATTATGATTTTGAAGGGGTCGATCCGCTGGAAGATAGTTCCTCTTATGCGCATACGGCAGTTATACGTGGCAATCCGATCGTTGTCGATGTGCGCGATGGGGCTTTCACTCCTCCTCTTATTCTGGATATCAATGCCAACGGTACTACGTCGATTTCTCTTAGCGCTTCACATACGTACTTCGACTATGCGGCAGATGGATTGAAAGAGCACACGGCATGGATTGAACAAGGGGATGCGCTGTTGGTGCGTGATATTAACAATGACGGTATCATTAACGACGGAAGCGAACTCTTCGGAGAGAAAACTAAGCTCATCGATGGATCTTTTGCCTCAGACGGTTATGCGGCATTGGCGCAATACGATACCGACAGCGACGGTAGAATCGATAAAAAGGATACCGGCTTTTCGCAGCTTAAACTCTGGAAAGATACGAATCTCAACGGAAAAACGGATAGCGGAGAGTTGACGTCTCTTTCACTAGAGGGTATTACCTCTCTTTCGCTTAACCGTATCGACGGCAGTGTCTACACCCAGACGACTGAAAACGGAAATATCATTACCAATGAAACCAACTATACGACGCTTTTGGATACGGGTACCATGCGCGACGTGTGGTTTAAGATCGATGCAGCCGATACGATTACCGACAACGATACGATCTACGGTACGCTTGATGAGGAAACGCTCAGCGGAGACGTCGGCAACGATACCTACGTCATCGCCTACGGCGGCGGGATCGATGTGATCGACGATCATGGCGAGGGAGCGGACACGATCAAATTCATAAACGGCATTACCCCCGATCGTCTGATCGTCCAATGGATTCGCGGAACGGATGATTTGCGTATCGGCATCCGTGAAAATGGTCAGGATGATACCCCGATGACGGAATTAGCCAATACCTTGACAATTAAAAATTGGTTTAACCGAACAGGGAATATCGAACAATTCATATTTAACGACACCACTGCTCTTGATCGTCAAGGTATCTACGATTTACTCTTAAACGTTGAAGGTGATTTGATCGCACGTGTTCTCGACAGCGAGGGTACACTCTCCGGCAACAGCGGCAATGACCTCCTCTACGGAGCAGACGGGGGCGAAGTATTAAACGGAAACGGAGGAGACGACTACCTTCGTGGACTGTCCGGAGATGATCGCCTCGATGCCGGCAACGGTGACGATACGCTTAATGGGGAAGTCGGAGCCGATACCCTTGAGGGGGGGATGGGTAATGATTACTATCTCTTTGACAAAGGGGACGGCAAAGACCTCATTATCGATACCGGGGGGATCGATACCCTTTATTTTGGTAAAAAAATTAGCCGCCGTGATCTCATTATCACGGAAGAGGGTGAGGATTTAGTCGTTACTTTCGGTTACGATGACGGTAAAAATATCGATGAAATCGACCGTATTACGCTCAAAAACTGGACTGTGGACGGTTTTAAAATTGAATCCTTTGCGTTCAGTGACGGTCAATCGTACTCATTGAGCGAACTGATTGAAAGAACAACCAATCATACACCTGAGATGTTTTTCGAAGAAGGAGAACGAAACCTCGGCAAAGAACGTAGTGCCAAGGGGATTTTGCTTGCCGATGATATCGACGGCGATACGTTAACCTACACTGTTATCAATGCACCGGTGATGGGTACTATCCATATTAACCAATACGGTATTTGGACTTATACCGGCACCTCGAAGAAAGTCGGTACGGATACAATCACAATCGCTATTGATGATGGACAAGGCGGTGAAGTGATAACGACGCTGTCTTTCGTCATGGAAGCATTAAATCAAGCCCCCGAAGCTCTCGCTG contains:
- a CDS encoding calcium-binding protein, with amino-acid sequence MLGLGLGLAALDYADEHNYDTTEMYNDIKSKWDQVTDYLNDNGDTPSPDDLTYDPSKFNPNTPQPDLDHDGIPDIYDPDMDNDGIPDNQDSDMDNDGIPDDIDPDPLTPEPQPDNPADGHPFALERFDPPRRDPLVLDLNKDGLISTVSLADSTAYFDLTGDGIKEKVGWVSASEGIVAFDKNGNGKIDGISEVFGTATTSGFAELRSIADSNYDNIIDRRDELYNQLKIWQDTNGDGISQSNELKSLTQAGVKNIELNVFATNINLNGNVLSEAGRYGDSSGTRSLAADIELTFDSRITTVDTSLIPDYTVHPDAATLPKLRGYGTVYNSEIAYNVNDNLRNLAIGMSQDITAVATQFDAFIAEWSGLNTLLRNAQEKYALTTAPILSEMDKKVWIYEHFIGIDRFSSGIEARINTTASAMKTGASANVASGRYTDANVNAAYGRLHDRYQAVFALQALYPQIMDIMTYNVSIDEFTIPDTAVFTQNVIDYLNNADKSLESKLYLADTMNTLETTFLNFSAADVTASITDPLMKELISGIYAGTYKAHVYENGTYTSGNILAVGSENGESITINGSAGSTVLAGEGNDVLRGSSGNDVYLYRRGDGVDTIIDGGGSDTLRLTDILQSDIILRSSGTDLIIGCVEEGKTFEELGNTVTLVNWAESANRIENVRFSDGSSLDFSQVIKDYFITNNDDRIDLTASSDIINTLAGNDVVHGLGGSDTLNGGEGDDTLYGDEGNDTYIYNLGDGKDIITDLSGADSLRFGAGITAELIAVRYLANGDMMIALKDADKTFEELGDTITIKGWSNASNRIEQILLSDGTALSIDTLQVGSEGADTLFFGDSGIVFNALGGDDRVTSGSGADVIDGGSGNDTINAGNGANSVHGGEGDDTLMSGSGADSLEGGSGADILSAGAGNDTLSGSSGVDTLQGGGGNDLYLYVRGDGKDTVIDEAGADTLAFGEGIAQSDLIEVVKPGSNDLLVGVREEGKSFEELSDVITIKNWVNTLDRVETITFYDGSIIDLAAIQSVTEGADNLVYGDFTTTVDALGGDDTVITGTAADMLHGGSGNDTLRSSAGDDTLYGDAGSDTLYAGIGNDTLSGGDGADTLYGENGNDTLAGNGGNDTLSGGLGNDTYRFALGEGKDIFIDEYSYGSGDNDTLHFGEGITADNLVARAVSGSNDLQIAICESGKGFDELSDVVTLKNWFDANKRIENFVLSDGTSISLSQMQGGTDGDDYLVFGDSDTVIDALGGNDTVITANGNDTLGGGTGNDILISNGGNDTLSGGSGADTLEGGGGSDTYRFGIGDGKDRITDSSGLDSLIFGEGIIADNLIARFVSGSDDLQIGIREEGKNFDQLSDVITISGWRNVAYRVENLRLSDGSAITLTQIEHSGDGDDYLVFGDEGVIVDALGGNDTLITGDGADTVNGGDGNDTLLSGKGNDTLSGGSGSDTLKGGTGNDTYLFNRGDGADTIFDELGNDIFTFGEGITQDDLIFKQQGNTLLIGIAEVNKTFDQLSDVVTFTDWFKTDTNVESLHFADGSFMSRSDVAGLFVPNDIDGALYSKTGAQMYGGSGNNAYVYNRGDFIVVIDDSYKQGDIEVNAGEDTLYLSGGINKNDVTFGVVGNDLILKITPKVETYEQLRDYVVIKNWADTNKGVEKVIFSNGEILTIDKTAAYPVTTFNYAWVSSRYKIYGDDVNTVVGTVTDESFETNGGNDTINAGGGNDRIDAGIGNDVIEGGDGNDVITMSAGDDTVTDSAGDDVYLYNRGDGQDTVYDLGGNDKVMFGEGISVEDVLVQVQGSRDIVVALKDGERPFEELSDKLIIKNYYSGKNCIETFGFANGEADMNVEAIVQSIPKEDNRAMKFDGIDDAVIVSDASTFNVADGVSLVANVSYQGNGGMVISKHYTHNNRSYDMQVNGTGKVIFDAIDVHNSTHIIESTTVLQPGEMYDIAATYDKATGVSRIYINGVIDTEVRTGSFDIMQSSQAVVVGAYWGSGTSLRGYFNGTISDVQVFNRGLTSEEVTTLVADGSVKNSLLAHYDFEGVDPLEDSSSYAHTAVIRGNPIVVDVRDGAFTPPLILDINANGTTSISLSASHTYFDYAADGLKEHTAWIEQGDALLVRDINNDGIINDGSELFGEKTKLIDGSFASDGYAALAQYDTDSDGRIDKKDTGFSQLKLWKDTNLNGKTDSGELTSLSLEGITSLSLNRIDGSVYTQTTENGNIITNETNYTTLLDTGTMRDVWFKIDAADTITDNDTIYGTLDEETLSGDVGNDTYVIAYGGGIDVIDDHGEGADTIKFINGITPDRLIVQWIRGTDDLRIGIRENGQDDTPMTELANTLTIKNWFNRTGNIEQFIFNDTTALDRQGIYDLLLNVEGDLIARVLDSEGTLSGNSGNDLLYGADGGEVLNGNGGDDYLRGLSGDDRLDAGNGDDTLNGEVGADTLEGGMGNDYYLFDKGDGKDLIIDTGGIDTLYFGKKISRRDLIITEEGEDLVVTFGYDDGKNIDEIDRITLKNWTVDGFKIESFAFSDGQSYSLSELIERTTNHTPEMFFEEGERNLGKERSAKGILLADDIDGDTLTYTVINAPVMGTIHINQYGIWTYTGTSKKVGTDTITIAIDDGQGGEVITTLSFVMEALNQAPEALAESTNTLQDIRALSGEVGATDVDGDVLTYTVSTAASHGILSVDQNGAWDYSVADSYMGSDSAVITIDDGNGGIVTQTLNFEVNVSALTLSDSIINILEDSSTTGIFSVENPIQGALSYEVLGSSTKGDFTLNESGEWSYTPSENFNGDDSVTIKVTNEYGLSTTATVSFAIEAVNDAPVLVEVPASITLYAGASATGSIQASDIEGDTLSYSVTAPEHGVLNINESGAWSYTAEPYYAGQSSATVTIDDGNGGSTVATLNFTNLMTPDWQYSYAGETLTINDNDGTDTVMMNTVSMNELTFIQEGNNLRIDVKDQPDVLLTDYFASPANGVESIQTSEGNINLFKEQIGTSGSFFGIALGNNHDNLISGNTKNNTVSGGKDDDILFGNDGNDTLLGDTENDLLVGGEGNDTLSGGDGADILYGDNGNDTLSGDAGNDKLFGGNGNDTLFGGNGNDLLSGGEGTNTLSGGSGDDTYLIIKGTPNTTITENVLGFGLFGRWFGQEGGTDILKFGEEITKEDISFLMKGNDLLLQYGDNEFITINNQKSEANRIEKFELNDGSYLTNTDIDRIIQQLSAYSKDQGFHIKDNTQIQSNQALMNIVAAGWHAL